The stretch of DNA ATTAgattattagaattttaatattCCAATAGCAAattgtattaatataatttataactgGTCACTTCATTTCTCGTTAGCCAATTGCATAGCATTAGTTTTGTCTTACTTTTGCTGCACTTTGACGAgctttttatattaaatttgaaaaaccaTTAAATGCCAATGTTGCAATTTGAAAGGGTTTCTCATTTGGATAAAGTGGTccattgattatttattttgttactgATCTATTGTTCTGCTTACAGAACTTATTTTTCGTTGCTGGTATTGTTCTGTTTTATTCATGTCATTTTCCTAAACACTAtgttttatcataaaaatataaacttatgAATATATGTAAGATGTTCGTAATTTGTGAGAAATATGTGTCTTTTGTTGGTATATCATAATCAGAGGGGAACAATTAATTGTTTTAGTGCTTGCTTCTGATTATTCACAATTCTCCATTAATAGTACATCTTTGAACTACATTGGAATGATCAATTTCGACGACGCCTCTTTTATTATAGGCATTTCTCATTCGTCAAGGGGATATTGCATTAATATGGTCCTAGAGATCATGAAGACATATTCTTCAGAAGACTGCTTGACAGAATATGCAGTTGTTACTAAGCTTCGAACTTGTCGTTACCATCACTTATTTCTGCATACATCTTTGAGCAGGAATTCTCATGGTTTGTActttcttattctttttctCTATCTTTTTATCATAAAAGTTAGACCAAAGTCCCTAATATTTATACTCATGTATGGTGACTTAACATCTACGACACGGCAAAGCTCATATCATTAGAATCACATACCCCATGCTGTATCGGGATTCATCATAGTGAATCGAGATTCTTCATAATGAAATGGGATTCAAGATGACATTCATGTCCAAAGAGATACATACTAGAGCTTCATATCGATTAGATTCAATTCATTATCGAATCAAGATACCACTCGCATGTATCTTAAGATACTTAACCATGCTTGATTTCCTGTGAAACATTAGGGACAATTTCTCCTATCAAACACATGTATGACATATTTGTAGTTTCATGCATCCTTTTTCATGTATTTGAGTAATGTATTTCAGGAACATCTATTCGGGGAAAATTTGGTGAAGGGGGCCTCTTGCTGGGAGAATGTAGATCCAGACATTTTGAATGGTTTGATGGAAACCCTATTTCTGATCTTTTTGTCAAGGTATGATTCTAACCAGGAAATATCtcttttgcattttttatttaattttgaatgtaaTGCATATAAATGAGTTGTGTATGATTCTTTTGTGTATTTCACTTTGGAACATAGGTAAAAGAGCTTTATGGTCTTGATCACGATGTTATGTTTCGGAACGTAACGGTGTCTTCGGGAAATAGGGCTCAACCTTTAACTCTTGGAACATGTACTCAAATTGGTTGGTATCTTAACACGTTGATTATGCTCACTGGTCTTTTTCtttctcataaacaaatctgCATCTCCTGCGTTTTTAGGTGTCATTCCTACAGATGGAATTCCATCTTTGTTGGAGGTCTTACTTCTACCGCATTGCACTGGATTACCAATACTGTGAGTAAAgtattcttatattttttatgtatcagtTGAAAATCATTCTGTGCTAGTTATTGCCAAAGTCgatgtttaaaatttttgtagttactatttttgtttattctaTCTTCATCCTTTTCATTATATATCATGATACACAATCTAGTTACAACCGggatttcttcttttttaattagAGTAAATTACTTCAACCTTTTCTTCTATTTACGTTTCTTTCACAAAATTCCCTCTATTTCTTAAAACACGCATTATACTTACaccactcttttttttttctttctaattatgCTCACTTAATTCCTTAActgttaatttttgttttgtaaaatcGATAAAAATACACTTATTAAGTTATTACATACTTTGACTTAATACACAAGAGCGCCCCCCTCAATTTTTGAAATGTTACGTAAAAAACctcatattttataaatacattaaatcattttcttaaaaataaaaattattaaatacttgaataataataattttaaaaaaaaattaaagtaacccctaattgtTTTTTTACGTCAAAATTGTCGtaaaaaaatctaatagaaACTAATCACATGAGTTAAATCtacttttacttttaaatttaatttttgatgcTTTCCCATCCAGTTCTCCTAAAAGCTCCCGTGTTCCCTCCTAACACCCAAAATAATCatagaaaaaggaaaaatgttGAAAGGGATTTCAGGTCAGGCATTATTATGTTTATCAAAGTTGTAGGATGTGGATAATATTGTCTTGCTGGTAGAGACTTAAGTGTCATATTTTAAACTTGTTTATATTTTGCAATGTTCGGTAATTTAGATAATTGTGTTATTCATTGTCTCATCTCAACTGtaccaaaattttcaatttaaattatttacctCCCTTGTTCTgcttatttctttttattttagattcAATAATTGAATATATCTCAAATTATAGTCTTTTGGTGATTTATTCTGGATCCTGTACCAAATTTATGTAAGTGTCTGTTTACTGTTTTAAACTTGTTTATACTTGGTGATTTTTGACCatttaaagaaataaacaaTTCATTATCCAACTGTACCAAAATGTcacttcaaattatttttgtccCCCGTTCTGCTTCTggcattttattttaaatttaataatttatgtagCTCAATGTATAGTCTTTTAGCGATTAGTTTTTGATTCCTTGTCAAATTTATCACGTTGTCTGTTTATTTGGGTTCTCAGGTATGTTAGGGATCTTCTTTTGAACCCTCCTTCCTATGAGATTGCATCCAAAATTCAAGGTGATTTTCAATTGTTATACTCTTTGTTTGCTTCTTAATTCAACTGTTTTTTCCAGTGCACAGTTTATCTCAGCTTGTATCGtactttatataaaataatataataataatattatgatattttatactGGATTTTGGACTCATTGCTTTCTGCGTTTGTTTGGCAGCAACATGTAAACTTCTGAGCAGTGTAACATGCTCAATTCCAGAATTTACATGTGTCTCTTCAGCTAAGGTTATCTATTTACTTCTGTTACTTGTGAATGAGCTTCAAGTGAAACTTGATGCATGCTATCCTAAATAGGTGCATGTCACGACTATTGTGCAGATTGTAAAGCTACTTGAATGGAAGGAGGCCAATCATATTGAACTTTGTAGAATAAAGAATGTCGTTGATGAAATTTTGCACATGAACAGAACCCCTGAGCTCAAAAAAATAGTGGAGCATTTAATTGGCCCCACATGGGTGGCAACTGGGTTAGAAATTGACTTCAAAACCTTGGTGAGCCCCAAAACTTGGATTCTTTTCCTTTCATTTTGTTTAAGGAAATATATTGTTCAAACAACTTATCTAAACAACCACAACCTTGACATTTCTTGTGTCTGAGACACATTCTACCCATCGTGTCTCTCTACACCTTGTGTTTGAAGCACATACTTTGAATACCCGAATCAATTTTACGCCTCTACACAAATAATATCAAGAAATAGATGTTATAATGTATGATGCTCTAACTCGGGTGTTGTCAAAATAATTGACTTTAAAAAACCAGTAACACCTTTACTTTACACAATTTCTACACCCCAAAGTTTCCTTCCTCAGTTTGGTCATTGCTTAGTTATTATTCAAACAATTTCTTTGGCACCATATTGACATACTAGTGCTCCTTCTTCACGCCTCCCACTCGAAATGAACCAAGAAGAGGTACGGTTTTGTTAATTCGACCGTGCTGTGGAATGAAGCCATTGCAGTGCCCACTTAATTGTTCTGGTTTCTAGGGTTTAAAATTTGTGCAAAACGGACTGCATGAAACACAATAATGAAGAAGATGGTGACATTTGTTATTTCAACTGAATTTTACATCATGACCGTTTAAGACACGTAATGCCCCTTAAAGCCGGATCACTAATGTAACAGACATgcattttttaaacaaaatatggaAAAAGGAAAACGTTGTACATGTTTTAAAAGATGAAGGAcctaaatgattaaaaaaaatataaaagattaatttgtcaaaaataaataacaaaaaatggcTAGAGCagttttttctaaaacaaaaacatgTCATAAATAAGTAatacttataaatatataataagcaaaaaaaaaaaaaaaattattgaacacTTTATAtaaatcattcattttttatatatgttttatgtTCAATAAATAAGCTTTAAGCGTGTTGAAAAAGTAAAGTATAATATGCGCTCCCCAAAACATGGCTAGAAACACTACTTAGGGGTGGGCTAACTCAACAAAATGGTTGGAATGATCATCAGCCTTAATTTGGCGATAATGTTGcataatgaaagaagaaaagcCTTGTTTTAATAATCAATGAAAATTTCCTGGCACAGTTTTGCATAACTAGAACGAAAACCAATTCCACCAAGAACAACAACTCAAATTTTAAACCAGAAAATTTAGTATAtaaagaattttgaaaattaagcTGATGTGCATCATGACTATTGATATGATTCACAAGTAATTCATCACTGTCTTGGAATAGCTGGAGCAAAACTACAGCTCGGATAGCTGAGGTCAAACTAAATCTAGGATTGCCTTGatgtttttatgtattttaaaattggatTTCTCTTCCAGACACAATTAAAATATGATGCTTCAGTTAATTCTTTCTTAGTTAATTTGTTTGCCTCAAAGTTCATTGGATTTTAAACTTTTCataatgtttttttctttcttcaggTTGCTGGATGTGAAATCGCATCAGGTAAGATAGACAAAATAATATCTCTAGATTGTAACGAAGATCAGAAAGTCAGCTCCTTCAAAGCTATTCCCGGTGAATTTTTTGAGGATATGGAGTCTGAATGGAAAGGTCGAGTAAAAGCAATCCACATAAATGACGTACTTACTTCTGTGGACGAAGCAGCCAAGGCCTTGCATTTAGCAGTAGGTCTCTGTAGCTAACACCTTGTCTATAGCCGTTTTCTAGTAAAGTGTATTTCCAGTGACATGTTATGTTTCATTTATACCGTCCCAAAAATCTTTCAGGTTACTGAAGTTTTCGCTGCTGTAGTTTTTGGACTAAAAGCTTTCGTACGGTATCATAAtgtagaaatattttattgtcGAGAGCAGAAGGCAGTGTGGTTCAAGATTCCATTTCATTGGTTTTTAACGACACTAAGCATTGGTAGCCCCGGAGAGGAACACATTGAACTGCTTAAGTATGCTGTAGATTCTAAAGGTAGAAAGGTAGGTGATGAATTGTTTACCACTGGGATGGTGGAGGATGCGTTATCAAGGTGTgtttattaaaagataaaactggtgttttatgttttttattttgaaactttgtcaaacacttctctttttccttttttaatgaTATGTGCTGTTAAAACAATTTGGTTTAGGTACCATGAAGCAAATGCCAAGGCAAAAGCTAGAGTTTTAGAACTTCTAAGAGGACTTTCTGCTGAATTGCAATCCCATATAAACATCATTGTCTTTTCTTCCACATTAGTTGTGATTACCAAAGCTTTATATGCTCATGTGAGGTTTGTAAACATCTAAAGTtacttcttctttatttttgttgataataaTTGAATGGTATTTGGCCTGGTGGCGTGTTGATGTTTTTTTACTAACCACTATGGATTTCATTGATCTTCAAAATATTAGCTTTTTCATTGGATATTAATTTGATCAATCTGTCAATATGTAGCGTGCATTGACTGAAACATGGTTTTAAGGGTCccttaaaatcatttgatactAAAATATTGAATTCTCAATGATAGAGCTGCACTACTGTATCAATTTGCTTCATCCGTTTATTTTCAAAATGAGAAAGAAGTACCTAAATCTTGCAATCATTCTTGTAGTCTTGCATGTGTTACGCTAATTATGTTTGTTGTTATCTTGCCGTGAAGGGAGAAAGAGGAAATGGGTTTTTCCTACAATAGTAGAATCCCAGGGGCTTGAGGTAATGTATAACAACTTGATGTTTTATGGGAAAATTGCGTCAAATATTCTGTTACAGGTGTACTATTTTGATGCTTACATCAAATATTCTGTTCTATCTTGTACAAACCATTTTGCTTTTGCACGACAGAATGCTCCTCTGTTAGTATATCTAGAAATTTATAACGCTACTCCTGAATTGCTGCAGTGAACAAAAAAGGAGATAGAGATCACCTTGTTGGAGATGATGTCAAGGGATAACTCTCCTAAAAACCTACGGAATTAGGTTGTTAGGCCCAGGAATGAACGTAAACCTTTTCACTGATGGATGGACTTTGTTAATGAAATCCTAATCAATCATTAGATTTTTCTAGAtccctttattttattttattttgacttgTTTGAAATGGATGCATTGGTGAAATCACGATTCAGGATTGAAACAAGTTCATTATACAACATTAGTGTCTGATTTCAGAGAGAAAATAAGAGGACGTGATAGAATATGAGAGAAAGTACTGAGACATGATAATGGCCTCgcaaaaattgatattttagcTGACTCTGATTCTTGTTTCACATTTAAAGTTGTTAGAGCTAGTTAGAAATGCGGTCTTTGTTGGCTTAACAAGCTGTAACCAAATTGTAACTGACAAGTATTTAGTAACTATAACAGAATTGTAATAGTTACAACACGTGCAATCAATGTGTGAAGCACTTGTCTACCATTATGTATTCCACCTTTGAGGAAGCATCGTTTTATATTACTAGTTATCATTGTAAGCATTCTCAGAAGTCCCCTTATATTTGGTTTTGGCAAAAACAAAAACAGcaaatcacaaatttataatatttaactagATCAAAAAGTCAGAATTTTTTGTAAGATTAGTTAGCATTCTATTCCTGCGATTTGTGTTTGCTATCCCCTTAGAACCATGCTGCTTACCTGCATCTTCATATGCCTCTAACATGTAAGTAATGATCACAGTCAAAGTGAAGTTATTACTGTATATGTCAATAGTGCTGAAAATTTGGCTTTGGATGTAGATTGTGATCCCATCAGATTGAGTTCTATATACCAGACAAAGTATAGATAATTTGCACAGTGAAATGTAGTGCAATAATAACTTTACCATCTGATGAAATAGGGAGATGCTAA from Cicer arietinum cultivar CDC Frontier isolate Library 1 chromosome 3, Cicar.CDCFrontier_v2.0, whole genome shotgun sequence encodes:
- the LOC101502420 gene encoding DNA mismatch repair protein MSH1, mitochondrial-like isoform X6 produces the protein MTDKVRNRNLSLDLGPPTMPSQGDDGASELQQLPIIHIEENEDEVIESSVTSIDQTMITKLLASNVLDDKDLSHILWWNEKLQMCKKPSTVHLIERLDYSNLLGMDCNLKNGSLKEGILYSEMLQFKSKFPRQILLCRVGDFYEAVGIDACILVEYAALNPFGGLRTDSIPRAGFPVVNLRQTLDDLTHNGYSVVSAAIQWCIVEEVQGPAQAQSTKRRFVSGHAHPGNPYVYGLVGVDHDLDFPEPMPVVGISHSSRGYCINMVLEIMKTYSSEDCLTEYAVVTKLRTCRYHHLFLHTSLSRNSHGTSIRGKFGEGGLLLGECRSRHFEWFDGNPISDLFVKVKELYGLDHDVMFRNVTVSSGNRAQPLTLGTCTQIGVIPTDGIPSLLEVLLLPHCTGLPILYVRDLLLNPPSYEIASKIQATCKLLSSVTCSIPEFTCVSSAKIVKLLEWKEANHIELCRIKNVVDEILHMNRTPELKKIVEHLIGPTWVATGLEIDFKTLVAGCEIASGKIDKIISLDCNEDQKVSSFKAIPGEFFEDMESEWKGRVKAIHINDVLTSVDEAAKALHLAVTEVFAAVVFGLKAFVRYHNVEIFYCREQKAVWFKIPFHWFLTTLSIGSPGEEHIELLKYAVDSKGRKVGDELFTTGMVEDALSRYHEANAKAKARVLELLRGLSAELQSHINIIVFSSTLVVITKALYAHVSEQKRR
- the LOC101502420 gene encoding DNA mismatch repair protein MSH1, mitochondrial-like isoform X3 — its product is MTDKVRNRNLSLDLGPPTMPSQGDDGASELQQLPIIHIEENEDEVIESSVTSIDQTMITKLLASNVLDDKDLSHILWWNEKLQMCKKPSTVHLIERLDYSNLLGMDCNLKNGSLKEGILYSEMLQFKSKFPRQILLCRVGDFYEAVGIDACILVEYAALNPFGGLRTDSIPRAGFPVVNLRQTLDDLTHNGYSVVSAAIQWCIVEEVQGPAQAQSTKRRFVSGHAHPGNPYVYGLVGVDHDLDFPEPMPVVGISHSSRGYCINMVLEIMKTYSSEDCLTEYAVVTKLRTCRYHHLFLHTSLSRNSHGTSIRGKFGEGGLLLGECRSRHFEWFDGNPISDLFVKVKELYGLDHDVMFRNVTVSSGNRAQPLTLGTCTQIGVIPTDGIPSLLEVLLLPHCTGLPILYVRDLLLNPPSYEIASKIQATCKLLSSVTCSIPEFTCVSSAKIVKLLEWKEANHIELCRIKNVVDEILHMNRTPELKKIVEHLIGPTWVATGLEIDFKTLVAGCEIASGKIDKIISLDCNEDQKVSSFKAIPGEFFEDMESEWKGRVKAIHINDVLTSVDEAAKALHLAVTEVFAAVVFGLKAFVRYHNVEIFYCREQKAVWFKIPFHWFLTTLSIGSPGEEHIELLKYAVDSKGRKVGDELFTTGMVEDALSRYHEANAKAKARVLELLRGLSAELQSHINIIVFSSTLVVITKALYAHVREKEEMGFSYNSRIPGA
- the LOC101502420 gene encoding DNA mismatch repair protein MSH1, mitochondrial-like isoform X4, encoding MTDKVRNRNLSLDLGPPTMPSQGDDGASELQQLPIIHIEENEDEVIESSVTSIDQTMITKLLASNVLDDKDLSHILWWNEKLQMCKKPSTVHLIERLDYSNLLGMDCNLKNGSLKEGILYSEMLQFKSKFPRQILLCRVGDFYEAVGIDACILVEYAALNPFGGLRTDSIPRAGFPVVNLRQTLDDLTHNGYSVVSAAIQWCIVEEVQGPAQAQSTKRRFVSGHAHPGNPYVYGLVGVDHDLDFPEPMPVVGISHSSRGYCINMVLEIMKTYSSEDCLTEYAVVTKLRTCRYHHLFLHTSLSRNSHGTSIRGKFGEGGLLLGECRSRHFEWFDGNPISDLFVKVKELYGLDHDVMFRNVTVSSGNRAQPLTLGTCTQIGVIPTDGIPSLLEVLLLPHCTGLPILYVRDLLLNPPSYEIASKIQATCKLLSSVTCSIPEFTCVSSAKIVKLLEWKEANHIELCRIKNVVDEILHMNRTPELKKIVEHLIGPTWVATGLEIDFKTLVAGCEIASGKIDKIISLDCNEDQKVSSFKAIPGEFFEDMESEWKGRVKAIHINDVLTSVDEAAKALHLAVTEVFAAVVFGLKAFVRYHNVEIFYCREQKAVWFKIPFHWFLTTLSIGSPGEEHIELLKYAVDSKGRKVGDELFTTGMVEDALSRYHEANAKAKARVLELLRGLSAELQSHINIIVFSSTLVVITKALYAHVRMGSRWTKTVR
- the LOC101502420 gene encoding DNA mismatch repair protein MSH1, mitochondrial-like isoform X5, which encodes MTDKVRNRNLSLDLGPPTMPSQGDDGASELQQLPIIHIEENEDEVIESSVTSIDQTMITKLLASNVLDDKDLSHILWWNEKLQMCKKPSTVHLIERLDYSNLLGMDCNLKNGSLKEGILYSEMLQFKSKFPRQILLCRVGDFYEAVGIDACILVEYAALNPFGGLRTDSIPRAGFPVVNLRQTLDDLTHNGYSVVSAAIQWCIVEEVQGPAQAQSTKRRFVSGHAHPGNPYVYGLVGVDHDLDFPEPMPVVGISHSSRGYCINMVLEIMKTYSSEDCLTEYAVVTKLRTCRYHHLFLHTSLSRNSHGTSIRGKFGEGGLLLGECRSRHFEWFDGNPISDLFVKVKELYGLDHDVMFRNVTVSSGNRAQPLTLGTCTQIGVIPTDGIPSLLEVLLLPHCTGLPILYVRDLLLNPPSYEIASKIQATCKLLSSVTCSIPEFTCVSSAKIVKLLEWKEANHIELCRIKNVVDEILHMNRTPELKKIVEHLIGPTWVATGLEIDFKTLVAGCEIASGKIDKIISLDCNEDQKVSSFKAIPGEFFEDMESEWKGRVKAIHINDVLTSVDEAAKALHLAVTEVFAAVVFGLKAFVRYHNVEIFYCREQKAVWFKIPFHWFLTTLSIGSPGEEHIELLKYAVDSKGRKVGDELFTTGMVEDALSRYHEANAKAKARVLELLRGLSAELQSHINIIVFSSTLVVITKALYAHGERGNGFFLQ